Sequence from the Armatimonadota bacterium genome:
GGTTGGGTTCCAGCGGGTTGCACACCAACGGCTACACGCTGGCGCGAAGGATCGTGGAGGCCGCGGGCGCCTCGCTGCACGATCACCTGGAGGATCTGGGCACTTCGGTGGGGGAGGCGCTGCTCGCACCCCACCTGTGCTACGCGGAAGGTTTGCTGTCCCTCCTGGGGAGCGTCCAGATCCGCGCCGCGGCGCACATCACCGGCGGCGGCCTCGTGGACAACCTGGTGCGCGTACTGCCCGACGGTTGCCGCGCCAGGGTCTTGCGGGACTGGCCCGAGCCGCCGATCTTCCGCTGGCTCCAACAGGCAGGACGGGTTTCCGAGGCGGAAATGGTGAGGACGTTCAACCTTGGGATCGGCATGGTGGTCGCCACCGCGGCCCAGGATGCCGCGCGAGCGATGCGGCACTTCGAGGGCACCGGCATTCCTGCCTGGCAGATCGGCGAGATCCTCGACGGCCCCAGGGGCGTGGATCTGGTATGACGCGCCTGGCAGTACTGGCCTCGGGCAGCGGCACCACGCTGCAGGCGCTGCTGGATGCGTTTCCCGCCAGAGGGGCATCTGCCGGCGCCGAGGACGACCCGACCCGGCCCGGCGTCACGGTCGCGGTCGTGGTCGTGAACACCCCGGGCGCGCCGGCCCTGGATCGTGGACGGGGGGCAGGCATTCCCACCGTGCTTGTGGATCACCGCAGGAGGAGCCGGGAATCCTTTGAGGCCGAACTTGCCGGCGTAATCCACGAGCACCGGGCAGACCTGATCTGCCTGGCAGGCTTCCTCCGCATTCTGTCCCCGGCGTTCATCACGCGCCACGCCGGGCGCATGCTGAACGTGCATCCGGCACTCCTGCCTGCCTTCGGCGGGCAGGGTATGTACGGCGAGAGGGTGCACAGGGAAGTGCTCGCAGCACGCGCAGCGGTAAGCGGGTGCACCATCCATCTCGTGGACGAGGTTCCTGACGGGGGGCCGATCTTGGCGCAGATCGCGGTACCGGTGCTCGACGGAGACACGCCTGCCGCGCTGGCGGCGCGCGTGCAGGCCGAGGAGCGCGCTCTCTACCCCCAGGTCATCCATTGGTGGGCTGACGGGCGCATCCGGGTAGAAGGGAGCAGGGTGCTTCTGACATGATGCCGATCCGACGCGCGTTGCTCAGTGTTGCGGACAAGACCGGTCTGGTCCCATTGGCGCAGGCTCTGCACGCGAGCGGGGCGGAACTGGTTTCCACCGGCGGAACCGCGGCGGCGCTCCGCGCGGCCGGGCTGCCGGTGGTGCCGCTGGAAGACGTGACTGGGTTTCCCGAGATGCTGGGAGGCCGCGTCAAGACGCTGCACCCGGCAGTCCACGCCGGGCTGCTGGCCCGCGGCGTGTCCGAGGATATGGCCGAACTGGGGCGGCATGGGATCTTCCCCATTGACCTGGTGGCGGTGACCCTCTATCCCTTCGAGGAAGCCGCCGCGCGGGGAGCCGCCATGCCCGAGGCGGTCGAAGAGGTGGACATTGGCGGCGTGACCCTGCTGCGCGCCGCGGCAAAGAACTGGGCGCGCGTAACGGTCCTCTGCGACCCATCGCAGTACGCTGAGGTAACTGCCGCCCTCCGGACCGCCACCGGCATACCCGAGGAGCTGCGGCTGCGCCTGGCCGCCGACGCCTTCGCGCGCGTGGCGGCATGTGACGCCGCGATCGCCGCGTACTTCCAGCGTGCCGCGGGCCAGATGCCGTTTCCCGGGCGCCTGACCCTTACGTTCTGCAAGCGGGCAGACCTGCGGTACGGCGAGAACCCACACCAGCGTGCCGCCCTCTACGCCGCCGAGGTGATCTCGGGCGATGTGATCTCGACCGAGGTGCTCGGCGGCCGGACGCTCTCCTACAACAATATCGCGGACCTGGAGGCCGCGTGGGCGCTGGTGCGCGATCTGCCGTCTCCGGGCGCGGCGATAATCAAGCACGCGAACCCGTGCGGAGCAGCGGCGGCGCCGACTGTGATCGAAGCCTTCCTGCGTGCCCGCGACGGCGACCCTGTGTCCGCGTTCGGAGGGATACTTGCCGTCAACGCTCCGGTGGATCAGGGGGCCGCGGAGGCGATGGTGCAACTCTTCCTCGAAGCCATCATTGCGCCCTCGTTCGAGCCCGGCGCAGCCGAACTTCTGCTGGCCAAGAAGCACCTGCGGCTGCTCGCGACCGGGAACCGGGGGGCGAGCGGGCGGGCCGGACTCGCCTTCCGGAGCATCCGAGGCGGGATGCTGATCCAGTCGGAGGACGTCCTGGGCCTGGACGAGGCCGCGTGGAGCGTGGTCACCTCCCGCGTACCGTCGGCCGCTGAGTGGGATGACCTCCGCTTCGCCTGGGCGGTTTGCGCGCACGTGAAGTCCAACGCCATCGTGTTTGCCAGGGACCGACAGGTGGTAGGTGTCGGCGCCGGACAGATGAGCCGGGTGGACAGCGTCCGCCTGGCCGCGGCCAAGGCCGGGGAGCGGGCCCGCGGAGCGGTGATGGCCTCCGATGCCTTCTTCCCGTTTGCCGATGGGGTAGAGGCGGCCGCCGAGGCCGGAGTGACCGCGGTGATTCAGCCAGGGGGATCGGCCCGCGATGCCGAAGTCATCGCGGCCGCGGAGCGGCTGGGTCTGGCCATGGTCACAACCGGCGAGCGCCACTTCCGGCACTGAGCGGGACGGCCTGTCAGGACCGACTCCTGGAGGTGCACGCATGAAGCGGATGATCTGGGCGATGATCGGCTGCTTGGTAGCCATGGCATGTGTGCCAGCTCAGGCAGCGGCGCAGGCCTCTGCGGCGCAGGCGATACCCGGTTGGGATGAGGTCACTCCAGGCCCGTGGGCGGTGTGCAGCGACGGATCGCCCTTCAAGTTCTACGTGGCCTCCGGCAACCCGAAGCGGCTGGTAATCTTCTTCCAGGGCGGTGGAGCGTGCTGGGACGCTGGCACCTGCGCAGCCGGCATACACAGGCCGCGCGTGGAACTGGATGAGCTGCGCGCGGGCCAGGGGATCTACGCCCGCGGGAACTTCGAAAACCCGTTCCGCGGCTGGACCTTTGTCTGGATCCCATACTGCAGCGCGGACGTCTTCTGGGGCGATGCGGTGCGCGCCTACACTCCGGGGCCCACGGTACACTACCGCGGGGCCCTCAACGCCCGGGCCGCGCTGCTCTGGACATACGCCCGAATACCGAATCCAGAGGTGGTGGCGGTGATCGGCCGTAGCGCCGGCGCCTACGGGTCGCTGATGTGGGCGCCGCACGTCATGCGCCGCTACCCCGGCGCGCGGGTCGTGCAAATGGGGGATGTTGGCGCCGGGGTGATGACCGACGCCTTTGGCCGGCAGGGGTTTGATACCTGGAACATCGCTGGGGCTCTCCCTGAGTGGATTCCCGGCGTAGCACGCCTTCGCTCTCGACCCGAAGCGCTGAGCGTCCCGCAACTGTACACGGAGATTGCGCGTACCTATCCCCGCAACGCTGTGGCTCAGTTCAACACGGTCCTGGACAGCACCCAGATCTTCTTCTACGCCTTGATGAAGGGCGAACGTGCGCCCAGCCCGGCGACGGCGGCAGAATGGTCGCGGAGAATGCAGGCCTCACTGCGGCAGATCAAAGCCGACGCGCCGAACTTCTACAGCTACACGGCTCCGGGCAGCAGGCACGGCATTCTGACCTTCCCGGAGTTCTACACGGAAACGGTCGGCGGCGTGCGCTTTGTGGATTGGCTCAGGCAACTGCTGCGGGGCTGGAAGCCGGGTGACGTGTGGCCGTAGGCCTCGGAGGGCCACATCACCGCCCGTAGATCAGCGCCGCGATACAGGCGCCGGCCAGCGTCGCCAGGAGGTTGACAACGGGGTTCGTGATCCAGGCGACCCCACGGACCAGGCGGGCGCCTGGCTCGCGATCCTCCCCCACACTCCCGTCCAGGCGGACGAACGATGCCTGGACCGTTGCACCCAGCAGACTGTCCAGGAACATCCCCAGCACCCCGGCGGTCCAGGCCGCGGTGAACACGCGCCAGTCGCCCGAAGCGCCGACCCCGGCTACGAGCGCGGCGCCGGCCGCGGCTGCCACGCACCCGGCCGGCGATATGGCCCCGGAAGTACCCCGGGGCACCGGCTGCCACGTGGTGATCAGCCGTGGCGGATGGCGGCTCAGCATCCCCAGCTCGGTGGCCCAGGTGTCGGCGGCGGCCGAGGCCAGGGAGCCGAGGAACGCGGCGGGCAGCACGAGCCGAAGGTGGCCCGCACCGACCCCGGTGCCCCACAGCACGCTGATCGCGGCCGCCACGCCGCCGCTGCCCAGGACCTGCATCGCGGTTCGTCCTTGGCCCCGGTGTTCGGGCTGGGTCTTTCTCCCGCGGCCGAGCGCGGTGAGAGCGGTCCCCGAGACGAAGAACGCAAACAGGGCTCCTGCCCAGGCCCAGCCACCGAACCCGAGCACCGAAGCCCCCACCACCGTAGCGGCAACGGCGCCGTCTCCGGTCAGCCAGCGGCATCGCCATCCGAGAGCGGCGACCCCGGCAGCGGCAAGCAGAGCGATCATCAGGCACGAACGTTGGGCACGGCGCGCCACCATTCCTGCTGTCCCACGGATAGTACAGAAGGTCTTGACCACCTACCTATTGACAGCGGACGGGCCGGTTGGTATAAGAATAGATGCCCTGCGCGAGACAACACGTCTTGTGCCCCGCACCTTGACAACCGCATAGTGGCAAGGAGCCGCACGCAAGGCCTTACGAATCCTTTGAGGATTCTAATGGAGAGTTTGATCCTGGCTCAGGACGAACGCTGGCGGTGTGCCTCAAACATGCAAGTCGAGGGAGGGTTGGCGTCTGGCTTGCCAGACGTTTCAACTCTACCGGCGAACGGGTGAGTAACACGTGGGCAATCTGCCCTGAAGACGGGGACAACCTCGGGAAACCGGGGCTAATACCCGATATCCTCCTCGGGGGGCATCCTCTGGGGAGGAAAGGTCCGCAAGGTCTGCTTCAGGAGGAGCCCGCGGCCTATCAGCTAGTTGGTGGGGTAACGGCCTACCAAGGCGATGACGGGTAGCTGGTCTGAGAGGACGATCAGCCACACTGGGACTGAGACACGGCCCAGACTCCTACGGGAGGCAGCAGTTGGGAATCTTGGGCAATGGGCGCAAGCCTGACCCAGCGACACCGCGTGGGGGACGAAGGCCCTCGGGTCGTAAACCCCTGTCAGGAGGGAAGAAGCCGCAAGGTGACGGTACCTCCGGAGGAAGCCCCGGCTAACTACGTGCCAGCAGCCGCGGTAAGACGTAGGGGGCGAGCGTTGTCCGGAATTACTGGGCGTAAAGCGCGTGCAGGCGGTCCGTTAAGTCTCGTGTGAAATCCTCCGGCTCAACTGGAGAACGCCGCGGGATACTGGCGGGCTTGAGGGCGGTAGAGGGTGACGGAATTCCCGGTGTAGCGGTGAAATGCGTAGATATCGGGAGGAACGCCAGTGGCGAAGGCGGTCACCTGGGCCGTCCCTGACGCTGAGACGCGAAAGCTGGGGGAGCGAACGGGATTAGATACCCCGGTAGTCCCAGCCGTAAACGATGCTCACTAGGTGTTGGGGGGTTACTCCCTCAGTGCCGCAGCTAACGCATTAAGTGAGCCGCCTGGGGAGTACGGCCGCAAGGTTGAAACTCAAAGGAATTGACGGGGGCCCGCACAAGCGGTGGAGCATGTGGTTTAATTCGATGCAAAGCGAAGAACCTTACCAGGGTTTGACATGCCGGAAGTACCGACCTGAAAGGGGAGGGACCCGTAAAATCGGGGGCCGGCACAGGTGGTGCATGGCTGTCGTCAGCTCGTGCCGTGAGGTGTTGGGTTAAGTCCCGCAACGAGCGCAACCCCTGTCCTTAGTTGCCATCGGTCTGGCCGGGCACTCTAAGGAGACTGCCGGCGACGAGCCGGAGGAAGGCGGGGATGACGTCAAGTCCTCATGCCCCTTATACCCTGGGCTACACACATGCTACAATGGCCGGGACAGAAGGTTGCCACCCCGCGAGGGGGCGCTAATCCCAAAACCCGGTCTCAGTTCGGATCGCAGGCTGCAACTCGCCTGCGTGAAGCCGGAATCGCTAGTAACCGCAGGTCAGCCACACTGCGGTGAATACGTTCCCGGGCCTTGTACACACCGCCCGTCACACCATGGAAGCTGGTTCCACCCGAAGCCGCTGGCTTAACCCGCAAGGGAGAGAGGCGTCGAAGGTGGGGTCGGTGACTGGGGTGAAGTCGTAACAACTCCGTTGCGACCCTCACTGGCAACAGTGGGTGCGAAACTCGGCTGTATGCTGGAAACCCCGCAAGCATCCCCTCGGCGGCAACGCGAGGGGCGAGGCGGACAATCAGCAGGGAAGTCGCCCACCCGGCCCCGGCTGGATGGGTTGACCCCTCAGAGACTACACGCCGACATCCCGAGATAGGCCGGCCCAAGCGGCCGGGTCCGAGGGGATGAAGATATAGTCCGCGCCTCCAGGCGACTGGGGGGCACACGCGAACAAGGTAGCCGTACGGGAACGTGCGGCTGGATCACCTCCTTTCTAGGGAGAAATGGGCCTGTCACGGGGCGCGGTCTCTGTGACGGGTACCGGCGGTACTCCTTGCCACTATGAGGTTGTCAAGGTAGCCGCCCGTTCCACCTGGAACGGGCGGCTCGCTTTCTTAACGAGGCCTTCTTCTGAGATCATCCCCGAAGGACCACGCGGTCGCTGCCGATGAAGTTCTTGAGGGGGACGTGTGATCGAATGAACCCACAGACCCTGACGCAGAACGGTTCGATCTGCGAACCCGTCGGGACCGAGATCGACCGCGCCACGAACAACGAGATCCGCGCCTACCTTCATGGAGCCTCTCGGGACGGTACATTCAACCGATTGCACAGGACGTTTCGGATCTCCCAGGCCGACCTCCGGTGGCTCCGGGTCCTCGGGGATCTTCTCGGACGACTTGGGAAGCGCAGTTGGATGTACCGAGAGGGAACCCGAAGCGTTTGGGTGATCGAAACGAGCTGGCACCTGGAATCCCTGGAGGCGATCAGCACGCAGAAAGAAGCGGCTTCCTTCGTTCGAGGCTACTTCGATGCTGAAGGCGGGGTGCCTGCGGACAAACACGACCGGTTCTACGTCCAGTTCGTCCAGAAGGACTTCGCGGACCTGGCCCGCGTCCGTGATCTTCTTGGGGCGCTCGGGGTGCTGTGCGGGCGAATCCACAACCCGAGTGTGCGACAGGATGCCGACTACTGGCGATCCTATGTGCTGACCGCATCGCATGAGCGCTTCGTCCGGGCCGTCGGATCCTGGCACCCGCGAAAGCGGCCGTTGCTTGATGAGAGGGCGATCTCGCCGGGTGTCGTCTATCGCGGCAGGTAGAGCAGCTCGGGGTGCGATTCGGATCGGGCCCGGCGAGGCGGGCATGCTCGTCGTGCGCCTTCCCTTCAGCCCCGAAGACGTAGCCAGGATCAAGACGATCCCAGACCGCCGCTGGCATCCTGAGGGGAAGCATTGGGTGGTGCCCCGGACGGACGGCGTCCTCGCGCGCCTGCTGGCGCTGTTTGCAGGCGGTTCTGTTGACATGGACCCAACGCTTCGGCCTCCAGATCGTCGCCATGAGCAGGCCCCCCCGGTCAACCCGACGCTTCCACACCCCTTTCCTGGGTCGCCCGGGCTCCTGGATCGAGTTCGCCAGGGCCTCCGCGCCCGCCACTACAGCCGGAGGACCGAACAGGCCTACGCGGCCTGGATCAAGCGGTTCGTTGAGTTCCACGGAAGTCGCGACCCCGCCCAGATGGGCGAGCGGGAGGTCAACGAGTTCCTGACCCACCTGGCTGTCAGCGGACGCGTGGCCGCCGCGACGCAGAACCAGGCCCTGGCGGCCCTGCTGTTCTTGTACGATAGCGTGCTGCATCGTCCGTTGGGCCGGGTCGAGGAAGTCGTGCGCGCAAGGCGCCCTCGACGGGTGCCGGTGGTGCTGACCCGGGAGGAGGTCAGGGCGGTGTTGGACGGCCTCGATGGGATCCCGCGCCTGGTATGCGCGCTGTTGTACGGCTCCGGGCTGCGCCTGCTGGAGTGCCTGCGCTTGAGGGTCAAGGACCTCGATTTCCAGCGCAACGAGATCACCATCCGCGACGGCAAAGGCGGCAAGGACCGGGTGACCATGCTGCCGGCAACCGCGAAGGCGCCGCTGCAGGCGCACCTTGAGAAGGTGCGTTCTCGGCACGAGAGTGACCTGGCGCTCGGCCTGGGCTGGGCCCCGCTGCCTGACGCCCTCACCCGGAAGTATCCCGGCGCCGATCGCCAGTGGGCCTGGCAGTGGGTCTTCCCGGCGTCGTCGCACTACGCCGACTCCCGCACCGGGGTGCGCCACAGGCACCATCTGCACGAGTCGGTCGTCCAGCGGACCGTGAAGGAGGCGGTGCGCCGGGCGGGGCTGACCAAGCCCGCCTCGTGCCACACCTTCCGGCATTCGTTCGCCACGCACCTCCTTGAAGACGGGTACGACATCCGAACGGTCCAGGAGTTGCTCGGGCACAAGGACGTGAAGACGACGATGATCTATACCCATGTGTTGAACTGCGGCGGGAAGGGGGTCAGAAGCCCGATGGACGGCCTGCCGCCTTGAGGCAGGCAGGAGCAGCCGGGGGTTGACCCCCTGGGATGCTAGACTGACCGGCCGGGGTGCATAACGCCTGGTAGGGGAGGCGCTGGATGGCAGGAATTCAGACAGAGCGGGCGAAGGGACGCGATGCGATTCTGGCCTCGGTCTTGTTAGGCTGACAGAGGTGGGGTGTTACACTGGTTGGTCTAAACACGAGTTGGCGGGACAGAGCTGTTGGCAGAGGTTGAAACGGTCTTGAGCAACACCCTGAAACAGGTGCAAGCGCTGGTCGCACGGGGTGAAGTGCGTGTATCACTTCACGGCTACGAGGGGCTTGCCGCGGACGCAATCCGCGTGCTGGTTCTAGAGCGAGATCGAGACGGTCGGCCGATCCACGTGGTCTGGGGCATCCCGGGGGGTCAGGGCTCACCGGCTGGTCTGATAACTGGGTACAGGCCTGACCCCGAGAAGAGGTGGATGTTGAGCTCGTGGAGGCTGAGGGAGCCTGGACGCCGTACCTGTCCTTGGAAGACGCGTACAAGCTAGACGACGTGCGAGACGCGCTGCGGGCAGGGGACATTGACCGGGCGTCGCAGACGGCGAACCGCGTCTGCCGTCTTACGCCGGTTCGAGGATGAGGAAGAATGCCCGCTAACATGCCGATGGAGCGGACGCGCGAAGACTGCGCGCCGTTCACGCGAAACGTTAGGCCGGCAAGGATGCGCCGAGCCTCCCATGGTAGACTTGGTGCGTGAGTCCTACCATCTTCAGAGCGGGCGGCCTCCGTTTCTATTTCTTCTCGCGAGAAGAGCGGCGGCTGCATGTGCATGCTCAGAGCGCACGGGGCGAGGCCTAGTTCTGGCTCGAACCCGAGATCGGATTGGCGGAAGACTACGGGCTTGGCCCACAGCTGGTGGGCAGGGCCCTACGGTTGATTCGGGAGCATGAAGATGAGATCCGGGAGGCGTGGAGAGAGCACTTTGGTCGCTGAGGTGGCCAACGTCTCGGCGAATGGCTTCTGGCTCCTACTGGATGAGCAGGAGTTGTTCGTGCCGTTCAAGCAGTTCCCCTGGTTCCGCGCGGCCACAATCGGGCAGCTTCTCAATGTCCAACGGCCCCACAAGCACCACCTCTACTGGCCGGATCTCGATGTGGACCTCGCAGTGGAGTCAATCGAACACCCGGAGCGCTACCCCCTCGTCAGCAAGGCACGGCCTAACATCGCGCTTCAACGGCCGGGTCACACGTCACGTCCCGTGCGTTCGCGAGCAACGCGCCAAGTGGCCCGCCGGTGATCGCGAACGTTAGGCGGCAAAGGCACAAAGGCTTTCCCAGAATAACGGCATCGGTGGCATAGATGAATCTAGTCCACATTGATCGCGCGAAAGGACTACAATGGAAGTGCAACTGATTGGCATGTGCGGCGCATATTGCGGCACTTGCGAATGGAAGACAAAGACCAATTGCCCCGGTTGCCTTGCAGCCAAGAGCGAGATGTTCTGGGGTGTCTGCGATGTTGCCAAATGTGCGATTGAGAAAGGGCTTCAGCATTGCGGCTTCTGTCCAGAAGCTCCCTGCGCGACTCTCCAACGGTATTTTGACAACCCCGATCATGGCGATAATGGAGAACGTTTGGGCAACCTGAAAGCATGGGCGCGAGGGCAACTCATCTACAAGGAACTCACAAAGAAGAAATGAATGACCAACAAGTCAGTTCAATAGATGCCCTGACAAGGGCCGCATCAAGAAGATCACCTGGCTGGAATTGGAAATCATGTCAGCCAAAGGCGAGGTGGTCAAGGCATACTGTGCCGCCTAGACACGAGTTAGGCTGACGATGAGTGGTAACTGCGAAACCATCGTAGTTGATGGGCAGGAGGTTCGGACCCTTCGCGATCTCCTGCCCGATCCCGCTGGCCTGAAGGTGCTTTTCGTGGCGAAGACGCCCGCGCCCGTAAGTGTGCAAGCCTGCCACTACTTTCAGGGGACTCAAGGAACGATGTTCTGGAACCGGTTGCGCAAGTACCGGATTCTCGTGCCCACCGCTTGCTTCGAGGACGACTCGCTGCTCGATCATGGCTTCGGTATCACCGACATAGTCAAGGTGCCGCGCGGGTACGGGAATGAGCCGTCGACTGCTGAGTACGTCGCCGGGATGGAGCGCATCCTCGACTTGATAGGCGAGCACCATCCGGGCGTCGTCGTCTTCGTTTACAAGAAGGTTCTCGATCAAGTGCTGCGGCTCAAGTTCGGGCTACGTAGGAAGGCGGTCTACGGCTTCAATGACGATGTGCGGAACTACTTCGGCGCACGCGTCTTCGCTTTTCCCCTACCCGGAACGCCATGCACGCGGGAGCAAGCCGCGAGCGCCATGGGCGAACTTGCCCAAGCCGTCGGCACAAGACGAGGCGCGCTACCACGGGATGTGGAGGGTCCTTAGATGGAAGCGACAAGGATCTTGATGGAAGAACACCGGATCATAGAGCGAGTTCTGGGCGCTCTGGAGTTGGCTACCCGACGATTGGAGACCGACCACCTGGTTGGGGCCGCCTTCTTTGTGGCGACGGCGGACTTCATCAAAGGCTTCGCGGATGGGTGTC
This genomic interval carries:
- a CDS encoding esterase, with product MACVPAQAAAQASAAQAIPGWDEVTPGPWAVCSDGSPFKFYVASGNPKRLVIFFQGGGACWDAGTCAAGIHRPRVELDELRAGQGIYARGNFENPFRGWTFVWIPYCSADVFWGDAVRAYTPGPTVHYRGALNARAALLWTYARIPNPEVVAVIGRSAGAYGSLMWAPHVMRRYPGARVVQMGDVGAGVMTDAFGRQGFDTWNIAGALPEWIPGVARLRSRPEALSVPQLYTEIARTYPRNAVAQFNTVLDSTQIFFYALMKGERAPSPATAAEWSRRMQASLRQIKADAPNFYSYTAPGSRHGILTFPEFYTETVGGVRFVDWLRQLLRGWKPGDVWP
- a CDS encoding DUF4258 domain-containing protein; translated protein: MSNTLKQVQALVARGEVRVSLHGYEGLAADAIRVLVLERDRDGRPIHVVWGIPGGQGSPAGLITGYRPDPEKRWMLSSWRLREPGRRTCPWKTRTS
- a CDS encoding DUF2442 domain-containing protein, encoding MRSGRRGESTLVAEVANVSANGFWLLLDEQELFVPFKQFPWFRAATIGQLLNVQRPHKHHLYWPDLDVDLAVESIEHPERYPLVSKARPNIALQRPGHTSRPVRSRATRQVARR
- a CDS encoding phosphoribosylglycinamide formyltransferase — its product is MTRLAVLASGSGTTLQALLDAFPARGASAGAEDDPTRPGVTVAVVVVNTPGAPALDRGRGAGIPTVLVDHRRRSRESFEAELAGVIHEHRADLICLAGFLRILSPAFITRHAGRMLNVHPALLPAFGGQGMYGERVHREVLAARAAVSGCTIHLVDEVPDGGPILAQIAVPVLDGDTPAALAARVQAEERALYPQVIHWWADGRIRVEGSRVLLT
- a CDS encoding integron integrase, coding for MDPTLRPPDRRHEQAPPVNPTLPHPFPGSPGLLDRVRQGLRARHYSRRTEQAYAAWIKRFVEFHGSRDPAQMGEREVNEFLTHLAVSGRVAAATQNQALAALLFLYDSVLHRPLGRVEEVVRARRPRRVPVVLTREEVRAVLDGLDGIPRLVCALLYGSGLRLLECLRLRVKDLDFQRNEITIRDGKGGKDRVTMLPATAKAPLQAHLEKVRSRHESDLALGLGWAPLPDALTRKYPGADRQWAWQWVFPASSHYADSRTGVRHRHHLHESVVQRTVKEAVRRAGLTKPASCHTFRHSFATHLLEDGYDIRTVQELLGHKDVKTTMIYTHVLNCGGKGVRSPMDGLPP
- a CDS encoding DUF92 domain-containing protein — encoded protein: MVARRAQRSCLMIALLAAAGVAALGWRCRWLTGDGAVAATVVGASVLGFGGWAWAGALFAFFVSGTALTALGRGRKTQPEHRGQGRTAMQVLGSGGVAAAISVLWGTGVGAGHLRLVLPAAFLGSLASAAADTWATELGMLSRHPPRLITTWQPVPRGTSGAISPAGCVAAAAGAALVAGVGASGDWRVFTAAWTAGVLGMFLDSLLGATVQASFVRLDGSVGEDREPGARLVRGVAWITNPVVNLLATLAGACIAALIYGR
- the purH gene encoding bifunctional phosphoribosylaminoimidazolecarboxamide formyltransferase/IMP cyclohydrolase, which gives rise to MPIRRALLSVADKTGLVPLAQALHASGAELVSTGGTAAALRAAGLPVVPLEDVTGFPEMLGGRVKTLHPAVHAGLLARGVSEDMAELGRHGIFPIDLVAVTLYPFEEAAARGAAMPEAVEEVDIGGVTLLRAAAKNWARVTVLCDPSQYAEVTAALRTATGIPEELRLRLAADAFARVAACDAAIAAYFQRAAGQMPFPGRLTLTFCKRADLRYGENPHQRAALYAAEVISGDVISTEVLGGRTLSYNNIADLEAAWALVRDLPSPGAAIIKHANPCGAAAAPTVIEAFLRARDGDPVSAFGGILAVNAPVDQGAAEAMVQLFLEAIIAPSFEPGAAELLLAKKHLRLLATGNRGASGRAGLAFRSIRGGMLIQSEDVLGLDEAAWSVVTSRVPSAAEWDDLRFAWAVCAHVKSNAIVFARDRQVVGVGAGQMSRVDSVRLAAAKAGERARGAVMASDAFFPFADGVEAAAEAGVTAVIQPGGSARDAEVIAAAERLGLAMVTTGERHFRH
- a CDS encoding DUF3795 domain-containing protein, with the protein product MEVQLIGMCGAYCGTCEWKTKTNCPGCLAAKSEMFWGVCDVAKCAIEKGLQHCGFCPEAPCATLQRYFDNPDHGDNGERLGNLKAWARGQLIYKELTKKK